A stretch of the Anaerobaca lacustris genome encodes the following:
- a CDS encoding DUF1080 domain-containing protein — protein MGKTALVAWMMVVAALAGPAAGQVGDAAWLCLFDGRTLDGWKASENVGTFMVQDGAIVAHGARSHLFYTGPVEDAQFTDFELKVDVMTESGANGGVYFHTRYQETDWPRRGFEVQVNNSFAADPRKTGSLYGIQDVRTAVAEDKVWFTQHIIVQGNHVTVFVDGKKVVDWTATDRQLRGGTFALQGHDPGSTVRYRNIYVKPLPVLDFPIVDYHVHLKGGLTLDEAIALSQRRGVKFGIAENCGVGFPTTNDAALEPFLKQLEGRPVYRAMQAEGREWVTMFSPQTIAKFDYVFTDSMTWTNDAGKRMRLWIPSEVEIGDKQVFMDTLVERTVGILANEPIDIYVNPTFLPAVIADEYDALWTDERMDKVIGAAVRNDVAIEVNARYRLPSERFVRKAKAAGAKFSFGTNNGGNDDLGELAYSLMIARRCGLRANDMFVPKPDGQKPVQKKGLPK, from the coding sequence ATGGGTAAGACAGCTTTGGTGGCGTGGATGATGGTTGTGGCGGCCCTGGCGGGGCCGGCGGCGGGACAGGTGGGGGATGCGGCGTGGCTGTGTCTGTTCGACGGCAGGACGCTCGACGGCTGGAAGGCCAGCGAGAACGTCGGGACGTTCATGGTGCAGGACGGGGCGATCGTCGCGCACGGGGCGCGGAGCCACCTGTTCTATACCGGGCCGGTCGAGGACGCGCAGTTCACCGACTTCGAGCTGAAGGTCGATGTGATGACCGAGTCGGGCGCCAACGGCGGCGTCTACTTCCACACGCGGTATCAGGAGACGGACTGGCCCCGGCGGGGGTTCGAAGTCCAGGTCAACAACAGCTTCGCCGCCGACCCGAGGAAGACCGGCAGCCTGTACGGCATTCAGGATGTGCGGACCGCCGTGGCCGAGGACAAGGTCTGGTTCACGCAGCACATTATCGTGCAGGGCAACCATGTCACCGTGTTCGTCGACGGCAAGAAGGTGGTGGACTGGACGGCGACGGATCGCCAGCTCCGGGGCGGCACGTTCGCGCTGCAGGGTCACGACCCGGGCAGCACGGTCCGCTACCGGAACATCTACGTCAAGCCGCTGCCCGTGCTCGATTTTCCCATCGTGGACTATCACGTGCACTTGAAGGGCGGCCTGACACTGGATGAGGCGATCGCGCTGTCGCAGCGGCGGGGCGTCAAGTTCGGCATCGCGGAGAACTGCGGCGTGGGCTTCCCCACGACCAACGATGCCGCTTTGGAGCCGTTTCTCAAGCAGCTCGAAGGCCGGCCGGTGTACCGGGCGATGCAGGCGGAGGGACGCGAATGGGTGACGATGTTCTCGCCCCAGACGATCGCCAAGTTCGACTACGTCTTTACCGACTCGATGACATGGACGAACGACGCAGGCAAACGGATGCGTCTGTGGATCCCCAGCGAGGTCGAGATCGGCGACAAGCAGGTCTTTATGGACACCCTGGTCGAGCGGACGGTGGGGATTCTGGCGAACGAGCCGATCGACATCTACGTCAATCCGACCTTCCTGCCGGCGGTGATCGCCGACGAGTACGATGCGCTCTGGACCGACGAGCGGATGGACAAGGTGATCGGCGCGGCGGTCAGAAACGACGTGGCCATCGAGGTCAACGCGCGGTATCGCCTTCCGAGCGAGCGATTCGTTCGCAAGGCCAAGGCGGCAGGCGCCAAGTTCTCGTTCGGGACCAACAACGGCGGCAATGACGACCTGGGCGAGCTGGCGTACAGCCTGATGATCGCGCGTCGCTGCGGCCTGAGGGCCAACGACATGTTCGTCCCCAAGCCCGACGGCCAGAAGC